The proteins below come from a single Bryobacter aggregatus MPL3 genomic window:
- a CDS encoding alpha-L-fucosidase: protein MMKPIVGLFALAGLLLAQPSQPPLDDQARLQWFQDAKFGIFVHWGAYSVIGRHEWARHRFQIPQADYDVYARQFNPVRFNADQWTSLFERAGAKYVVITSKHHDGFGIWRSKVSDYDIEITPYPGDPLKDLAKAAPRHNLRLGFYHSIMDWHHPAYRPRRAWESKDPNAGGDNNAYVDYMKAQLRELLTGYGDVAVLWFDGEWEHTLANLKRDDEIYSYIRMLQPNTLINDRLYERKPGSRADFGTPEQFVPATGIKSPDGKDALWESCVTVNMDSWGYNKYETNFKTERDLIRMLVEVVSKGGNLLLNIGPKPDGSIQQEFVTRLEAMGDWLQVNGESIYGTKASPFSRLPFFGRATQKDANLYLQVFAWPEDGQLRVPGLKNLVHSAYLLADPKKTPLSWRRDGADILIGVPKLAPDDRVSVVALRLDSPPLVEPFLIRPDVQGNLSLGVAASEIETRFEQRAKKENALGHVFLTNWTRPDDIPTWNFEIPKAGAYRVEVSYGATRTGKDKDYVVSVGGTSVNGKIVETGGEWVFHAQRLGVLHLAKGAHSLQVKSAGTQGLDGVTLERVLLVPVI from the coding sequence ATGATGAAACCAATTGTTGGTCTATTCGCGCTCGCAGGTCTTCTCCTGGCGCAACCTTCGCAGCCGCCCCTTGACGACCAGGCGCGTTTGCAATGGTTCCAAGACGCAAAGTTTGGGATCTTCGTCCATTGGGGCGCCTACTCTGTCATTGGCCGTCATGAATGGGCACGCCACCGTTTCCAGATTCCGCAGGCGGACTATGACGTCTACGCCCGCCAGTTCAACCCCGTTCGTTTCAATGCCGACCAGTGGACCAGCCTCTTTGAACGGGCAGGGGCAAAATACGTTGTCATCACCTCAAAGCACCATGACGGTTTCGGCATTTGGCGCTCGAAGGTAAGCGACTACGATATTGAAATCACTCCCTATCCCGGCGATCCGCTCAAGGATCTGGCCAAGGCCGCTCCCAGGCATAACCTCCGTCTTGGCTTCTACCACTCGATCATGGACTGGCATCACCCCGCCTACCGTCCACGCCGCGCCTGGGAATCGAAAGACCCCAATGCAGGCGGCGACAACAATGCCTATGTCGACTACATGAAGGCCCAACTCCGCGAACTCCTCACCGGCTATGGCGATGTCGCCGTCCTCTGGTTTGACGGCGAATGGGAGCACACCTTGGCGAATCTGAAACGCGATGACGAGATCTACAGCTACATCCGCATGCTGCAACCGAACACGCTCATCAACGACCGCCTGTATGAGCGCAAACCCGGAAGCCGTGCCGACTTCGGAACGCCTGAACAGTTCGTGCCCGCTACCGGGATCAAGTCGCCTGATGGCAAAGATGCGCTCTGGGAGAGTTGCGTCACGGTGAACATGGATAGCTGGGGCTACAACAAGTACGAGACGAACTTCAAAACCGAGCGCGACCTCATCCGTATGTTGGTCGAAGTTGTCAGCAAAGGCGGCAACCTCCTGCTCAATATCGGGCCGAAGCCCGACGGTAGCATCCAGCAGGAGTTTGTCACTCGCCTCGAAGCGATGGGCGATTGGCTGCAGGTCAACGGAGAATCCATCTATGGCACCAAGGCCAGCCCCTTCTCCCGCCTTCCCTTTTTTGGGCGCGCCACACAAAAGGATGCAAACCTCTACCTCCAGGTTTTTGCCTGGCCCGAAGATGGTCAATTACGCGTTCCCGGCTTGAAGAATCTTGTCCACTCCGCCTATCTCTTGGCAGACCCGAAGAAGACTCCACTCAGTTGGCGTCGCGATGGAGCGGATATTCTGATCGGAGTTCCCAAGCTGGCGCCCGACGATCGGGTGAGCGTTGTCGCGCTCCGCCTGGACAGCCCTCCGCTCGTCGAGCCCTTCCTCATCCGCCCGGATGTCCAAGGCAATCTCAGCCTGGGCGTTGCAGCAAGCGAGATCGAGACCCGCTTTGAACAGCGGGCAAAGAAAGAGAACGCGCTCGGTCACGTTTTTCTCACCAACTGGACCCGTCCCGATGACATTCCCACTTGGAACTTTGAAATCCCCAAAGCTGGGGCCTATCGTGTCGAAGTGAGTTACGGCGCAACCCGGACCGGTAAGGATAAGGATTATGTAGTGAGCGTAGGCGGCACCAGTGTCAACGGCAAGATTGTGGAGACCGGCGGCGAATGGGTCTTCCACGCCCAACGTCTTGGCGTGCTTCATCTTGCCAAAGGAGCCCATAGCCTCCAAGTGAAAAGTGCAGGCACACAGGGGCTGGACGGTGTCACCTTGGAACGTGTTCTACTGGTGCCGGTGATATGA
- a CDS encoding LiaF domain-containing protein, translated as MKTICALLIAVLLLSCEKRHAQSGAVVTTEKKASATKAEMLRAEIDMAAGELSIEGGGKDEVAAVFHTGAEDPVPNFKFDNTSFRARLVIDQRKSDSLTGENRWELSLPNNLSTDLFVNMGAGEAKLRLGSLDLRNVSLSIGAGKVSADFLGIPKRDYDVKIRGGIGECEVILPREVGIRAEARGGIGSIDVQGLERRNGAYENSEFQNAKVKIRLDVQGGIGEIRIRTR; from the coding sequence ATGAAAACAATCTGCGCCCTGCTCATCGCGGTCCTCTTGCTGTCTTGTGAAAAGCGGCATGCCCAATCTGGTGCTGTGGTGACCACAGAGAAAAAGGCGAGCGCGACAAAGGCTGAGATGCTCCGCGCCGAGATCGATATGGCGGCGGGCGAGCTCAGCATCGAAGGTGGCGGGAAAGATGAGGTCGCGGCTGTCTTCCATACCGGTGCGGAAGATCCAGTGCCTAACTTTAAGTTTGACAACACCAGCTTTCGAGCCCGCCTGGTGATCGACCAACGCAAGTCAGACAGCCTGACTGGCGAGAATCGCTGGGAACTGAGTCTTCCGAACAACCTCTCTACCGACCTTTTCGTGAACATGGGCGCTGGCGAGGCCAAGTTGCGTCTGGGTTCTCTCGATCTGCGAAACGTCTCTCTCTCGATCGGCGCAGGCAAAGTAAGCGCCGATTTTCTTGGCATCCCGAAGCGGGATTACGACGTGAAGATCCGCGGCGGTATCGGCGAGTGTGAAGTGATCCTGCCGCGCGAAGTGGGCATTCGAGCAGAAGCGCGAGGTGGCATCGGCAGTATCGATGTCCAAGGACTCGAACGCAGGAATGGCGCTTATGAGAACTCCGAGTTCCAGAACGCGAAGGTTAAGATCCGTCTCGATGTTCAAGGCGGGATTGGCGAGATTCGGATTCGCACTCGATAA
- a CDS encoding uracil-DNA glycosylase has product MSRELQKIAERVVACTACPRLIEYCQEVARVKRRAYRDEEYWGKPVPGFGDPNARLLIVGLAPAAHGANRTGRMFTGDRSGDFLFRAMYETGFASQPEGKHRNDGLELIDAYLAASGRCAPPDNKPLPEELARCRHFLIEEMAALKNIRAVLCLGQIALDSYTRAIASKRLAFGHGLVHDLTPTVLCSYHPSQQNTQTGRLTMPMFQDIFVKASQVIHTPATKPPSA; this is encoded by the coding sequence GTGAGTAGAGAGCTGCAAAAAATCGCCGAACGTGTCGTGGCCTGCACCGCCTGTCCGCGGCTGATCGAGTATTGCCAGGAAGTCGCCCGGGTGAAACGGCGCGCTTATCGGGACGAGGAGTATTGGGGCAAACCAGTGCCCGGCTTTGGCGATCCGAATGCGAGGCTGCTGATTGTTGGTCTCGCGCCGGCCGCGCATGGGGCGAATCGCACAGGCCGGATGTTCACCGGCGACCGCAGTGGCGACTTCCTCTTCCGCGCCATGTATGAGACCGGCTTTGCCTCGCAGCCGGAAGGCAAGCATCGCAACGATGGCCTGGAACTGATCGACGCCTATCTCGCGGCATCGGGCCGTTGTGCCCCGCCAGACAATAAACCGCTCCCGGAAGAACTCGCGAGATGCCGGCATTTCTTGATCGAAGAAATGGCGGCGCTCAAAAACATTCGTGCCGTGTTGTGTTTGGGGCAGATCGCGCTTGATTCCTACACGCGCGCCATTGCAAGCAAGCGTCTCGCCTTTGGCCACGGTCTGGTGCACGACCTCACGCCAACCGTGCTCTGCTCCTATCACCCCAGCCAGCAGAATACACAGACAGGGCGGCTGACCATGCCCATGTTTCAGGACATCTTCGTCAAAGCAAGCCAAGTGATCCATACGCCGGCCACAAAGCCTCCGAGCGCATAG
- a CDS encoding glutaminyl-peptide cyclotransferase: protein MPLFLLLLTIAQFVSPQAPVRYSYKVINSFPHDRNAFTQGLEFKDGIFYEGTGLNNRSSVRRVNPSTGEVLQKVDVPGQYFGEGITVIDDRILELTWKNEEGFIYNRKTLKQIGKFKYSGEGWGLANDGKQIYMSDGSANIRILDPKTLQEIRRITVKNAGRPIDQINELEYIDGEIWANVWQTDFILRISPKDGQITGIIDLTGILKDTNGTDVLNGIAWDAVGKRLFVTGKLWPKIFQIELVKGR from the coding sequence ATGCCTCTTTTTCTGCTGCTTCTGACGATCGCACAGTTCGTCAGTCCCCAAGCTCCTGTTCGCTACAGCTACAAGGTGATAAACAGTTTTCCCCATGACCGGAATGCCTTCACACAAGGCCTGGAATTCAAAGATGGAATCTTTTATGAGGGCACCGGACTGAACAATCGATCGAGTGTCCGGCGGGTCAACCCGAGCACGGGCGAAGTCCTCCAGAAAGTGGATGTCCCGGGACAATACTTCGGCGAAGGCATCACCGTGATCGATGACCGGATTCTCGAACTCACCTGGAAGAACGAAGAGGGCTTCATCTACAACCGCAAGACGCTGAAGCAAATTGGCAAGTTCAAGTATTCCGGAGAAGGTTGGGGCTTGGCAAACGACGGCAAGCAGATCTATATGAGCGATGGGTCTGCGAATATCCGGATCCTCGATCCCAAGACGCTCCAGGAGATACGCCGCATCACGGTGAAGAACGCCGGTCGGCCGATCGATCAGATCAACGAACTGGAATACATCGATGGTGAGATCTGGGCGAATGTCTGGCAGACCGATTTCATCCTCCGCATCTCTCCGAAAGACGGACAGATCACCGGCATTATTGATCTCACTGGAATCTTAAAAGACACCAATGGCACCGACGTTCTGAACGGCATCGCCTGGGATGCGGTGGGCAAACGTCTTTTCGTCACCGGCAAACTGTGGCCGAAGATTTTCCAAATTGAGTTGGTGAAGGGACGCTAG
- a CDS encoding YciI family protein yields MKYMLLIYEDQAAYATSSEEQQHALFASYMKFTEELRASGRLVAGDALQPSMTATTVRVENSKRVSTDGPYAETKEQLAGYYIVQVKDIEEATAIADEICRLHTWNRVALEVRPVMEIGGE; encoded by the coding sequence ATGAAGTACATGCTTCTCATTTATGAAGATCAGGCCGCCTATGCGACCAGTTCCGAGGAACAACAACACGCACTCTTTGCTTCTTATATGAAGTTCACCGAGGAACTGCGAGCCTCCGGCCGTCTAGTGGCGGGAGATGCACTCCAGCCCTCGATGACGGCTACCACGGTGCGGGTGGAGAACAGTAAGCGCGTCAGTACAGACGGCCCTTATGCCGAGACCAAGGAACAACTGGCCGGCTATTACATCGTTCAGGTGAAAGACATCGAGGAAGCGACTGCGATTGCTGATGAGATCTGCCGCCTGCACACCTGGAATCGGGTGGCGCTCGAAGTCCGTCCGGTGATGGAAATCGGAGGCGAGTGA
- a CDS encoding helix-turn-helix domain-containing protein, translated as MTDGLHATETYVLETLQKISSSPPIAGAESLRNLLSYLVRQSTEHPGEPIREAAIAAAVFNKAENFDPRQDSTVRVQTSRLRAKLVEYYQGEGANDAWILEIPKGSYAISLKARELPEPEPLPVLPPQPLSPWLYALGGFVAGVWITWLALTKMS; from the coding sequence ATGACCGACGGGCTCCATGCCACTGAGACTTACGTCCTCGAAACATTACAGAAAATCAGCTCTTCTCCTCCGATCGCCGGTGCCGAGTCGTTGCGGAATTTACTGAGCTATTTAGTTCGCCAATCGACCGAACATCCGGGAGAGCCGATCCGCGAAGCAGCCATTGCCGCCGCAGTTTTTAACAAGGCTGAGAATTTCGACCCAAGACAGGATTCCACCGTGCGCGTGCAGACCTCCCGCTTGCGCGCCAAGCTAGTGGAGTACTACCAGGGGGAAGGGGCAAATGACGCCTGGATTCTTGAAATTCCCAAGGGTAGCTATGCCATCTCGCTGAAGGCCCGGGAATTGCCGGAACCGGAACCGCTCCCGGTCCTCCCGCCCCAACCACTGTCGCCCTGGCTCTATGCGCTCGGAGGCTTTGTGGCCGGCGTATGGATCACTTGGCTTGCTTTGACGAAGATGTCCTGA
- a CDS encoding DUF1553 domain-containing protein produces MFDEIRRFVKKIPKGKVATYGQVAVAAGFPRASRQVAWSLKTFDPTLPWQRVVGKGGKILLRGAGGVEQVQRLEAEGVVVHGTRIDLKRFGCILLLAMVLQGADLKEEALVAKRRSYWAFQKPVRSEIPAGVHPIDFLEAAKRPKLERRALLRRLSLDLTGLPPQIDGPYEQILDRLMATPRYGERWASKWLDVVRYADTNGYELDVEREQSWRYRDYVIRAFNADKPYRDFLREQLAGDELYPGEADPLIATGFLRAGPRHVVGGNQDEEQNRQEDLIEMTHGISSAFLGMTVGCARCHNHKFDPILQTDYYRLQAVLASTQFRQVQLADGDTMLAVDRLLARHQARLKPILDELAAIEKPYREQFKRDKKKTLEPQFQAVLNLDPGQLNDEQKRLRKDAEKQLTPTWDEVVALIPPALKAKRASLRKRMHELAYDEPAAAPQAYAAFTVDAALPTHVLKVGDPKFKLQTVEAGLPLVLAKDLGNLSPDPHGRRAALANWLASPDHPLTARVMVNRIWQFRMGKGIVATPNDFGALGARPTNLKLLDWLATEFIASGWSVKHIDRLILTSAVYQQQAEQRRRMDSDMLRDSILATSGKLNLKMYGKPVKTPIEPEVYDLIFTEGEPDNLWPLPKDKTEMDRRSIYVLNKRTVRLPMMTNFDQPDAMSSCPERSTSTHALQSLSMMNSDFIQEQAKAFAVRIKGDPVGQAYRIALFREATAAERQQAQNFFQKGGTVEDFALAMLNRNDFLYLP; encoded by the coding sequence GTGTTTGACGAAATCCGCCGTTTTGTGAAGAAGATTCCGAAAGGGAAAGTGGCAACTTATGGGCAAGTGGCCGTGGCGGCAGGCTTCCCGCGAGCCTCCCGCCAGGTGGCCTGGTCGCTGAAAACTTTCGATCCGACGCTCCCTTGGCAGCGGGTGGTGGGCAAGGGAGGTAAGATCCTTTTACGGGGTGCGGGTGGAGTAGAACAAGTACAGCGCCTCGAAGCAGAAGGAGTTGTCGTGCACGGCACTCGCATTGATCTCAAACGCTTCGGCTGCATCTTGCTGCTCGCGATGGTGCTGCAGGGCGCGGACCTAAAGGAAGAAGCGCTCGTTGCCAAGCGGCGCAGTTATTGGGCATTCCAGAAACCGGTGCGTAGTGAGATCCCGGCCGGTGTGCATCCCATCGATTTTCTTGAAGCGGCCAAGCGTCCGAAGCTGGAACGGCGTGCGCTCCTCCGCCGGTTGAGCCTGGACTTAACAGGGTTGCCGCCACAAATCGACGGCCCTTACGAACAGATCCTCGACCGGTTGATGGCGACTCCGCGCTATGGCGAACGATGGGCGTCGAAGTGGCTCGATGTCGTGCGCTATGCCGATACGAATGGTTATGAGTTGGATGTCGAACGCGAACAGTCCTGGCGCTATCGCGACTATGTGATTCGCGCTTTCAATGCAGACAAGCCTTATCGCGATTTTCTGCGCGAGCAACTCGCGGGGGATGAGCTGTATCCCGGCGAGGCCGATCCTCTGATTGCAACCGGATTTCTACGTGCCGGGCCACGGCATGTCGTGGGCGGCAACCAGGACGAAGAACAGAACCGGCAAGAAGACCTGATCGAGATGACCCACGGCATCTCCTCTGCCTTTCTGGGCATGACCGTAGGGTGTGCCCGCTGCCATAATCACAAATTCGACCCGATCCTGCAGACCGATTACTACCGTCTGCAGGCGGTGCTGGCCTCCACGCAGTTCCGCCAAGTGCAACTGGCAGATGGCGATACGATGCTGGCCGTGGATCGGCTCCTCGCACGCCATCAGGCACGCCTGAAGCCGATTCTGGATGAGCTGGCTGCGATCGAGAAGCCTTATCGCGAGCAGTTCAAGCGAGACAAGAAGAAGACTTTAGAGCCACAGTTCCAAGCGGTGCTCAATCTCGATCCGGGCCAGCTCAATGACGAACAGAAGCGCCTCCGTAAAGATGCCGAGAAACAACTGACGCCAACCTGGGATGAAGTGGTTGCGCTGATTCCTCCTGCCTTAAAGGCAAAACGGGCAAGCTTGCGCAAGCGGATGCATGAGCTTGCTTACGATGAGCCAGCGGCGGCGCCCCAAGCTTATGCAGCTTTCACCGTGGACGCGGCCTTGCCCACGCATGTCCTGAAGGTGGGGGACCCTAAGTTCAAGTTGCAGACCGTTGAGGCTGGGCTGCCGCTGGTGCTGGCGAAAGACCTTGGCAATCTATCCCCAGACCCACACGGACGCCGGGCTGCACTCGCCAATTGGCTGGCTTCTCCCGATCATCCGCTCACGGCGCGGGTGATGGTGAATCGGATTTGGCAGTTCCGCATGGGGAAGGGAATTGTCGCAACGCCGAATGATTTCGGGGCTCTGGGAGCCCGTCCAACGAACCTGAAGCTTCTCGACTGGCTCGCCACCGAATTCATTGCGAGTGGCTGGAGCGTGAAACACATCGATCGACTGATCCTGACCAGTGCCGTCTACCAGCAACAGGCCGAGCAACGCCGCCGGATGGATTCCGACATGCTGCGCGACTCGATTCTCGCCACCAGCGGCAAGCTGAATCTGAAGATGTATGGCAAGCCAGTGAAGACTCCGATTGAGCCGGAAGTCTATGACCTGATCTTTACCGAAGGCGAGCCGGACAACCTTTGGCCCTTGCCCAAGGACAAGACGGAGATGGATCGCCGTTCGATCTATGTCCTAAATAAACGCACCGTCCGCTTGCCCATGATGACGAACTTCGACCAGCCGGACGCGATGTCGAGTTGTCCGGAACGATCGACGTCCACTCATGCTTTGCAGAGCCTTTCGATGATGAACAGCGACTTCATCCAGGAACAGGCAAAGGCCTTTGCCGTGCGGATCAAAGGCGATCCGGTGGGACAAGCTTATCGGATTGCGCTCTTCCGGGAAGCAACGGCCGCAGAGCGGCAACAGGCTCAAAACTTCTTTCAGAAAGGGGGAACGGTTGAGGATTTCGCCTTGGCCATGTTGAATCGTAATGACTTTCTCTATCTCCCGTAG
- a CDS encoding class I SAM-dependent methyltransferase: MSAQINPVRIFGIMSAFQQSAALKAAIELELFSAIGEGNSTAGKIAERCQASERGIRILADFLCVLGLLSKEGLNYSLAPEAALFLDRKSPAYLGAMTTFLGGKNIQQQFSSLTEAVRKGGVADNQGSTVTEYEGWIDFATSMEAMMGPAAQQIAQAVTGSRQDAIEVLDVAASHGLFGFAIAQRNPQARITALDWENVLQITRANAARWGLADRVRTIAGDVFTVDLAGPYDVVLLTNLLHHFDFETNVRLLQRIKAVLKPGGQVLTLEFVPNEDRISPPASATFSLVMLASTPAGDAYTFSEFERMFAEAGFASSALVPLQDTPEALILSQLA; the protein is encoded by the coding sequence ATGTCAGCGCAAATTAATCCTGTCCGTATCTTCGGAATCATGTCGGCCTTCCAGCAAAGTGCAGCGCTGAAAGCAGCGATCGAGCTGGAACTCTTCAGCGCAATTGGAGAAGGGAACTCCACCGCTGGAAAGATTGCAGAACGATGCCAGGCTTCAGAGCGTGGCATCCGCATCCTGGCCGATTTCCTCTGTGTACTGGGTTTGCTTTCGAAGGAGGGGCTGAACTACTCCCTTGCACCCGAAGCCGCTCTCTTCCTGGATCGGAAGTCTCCGGCCTATCTGGGCGCGATGACTACCTTTCTTGGCGGCAAGAACATCCAGCAACAGTTCTCTAGTCTAACGGAAGCGGTGCGTAAAGGTGGAGTAGCGGACAACCAAGGTAGTACTGTAACCGAGTATGAAGGTTGGATCGACTTCGCAACGAGTATGGAAGCGATGATGGGGCCGGCGGCGCAGCAGATTGCGCAGGCGGTGACGGGGAGCAGACAGGATGCCATTGAGGTGCTCGACGTTGCGGCCTCTCACGGTCTTTTCGGGTTTGCCATTGCGCAGCGCAATCCGCAAGCCCGGATCACGGCGCTGGACTGGGAGAATGTCCTGCAGATCACTCGCGCAAATGCTGCGCGCTGGGGACTGGCAGACAGGGTTCGCACGATCGCAGGCGACGTCTTTACCGTGGATCTCGCCGGGCCCTACGACGTCGTATTGCTGACGAACCTTCTGCACCACTTCGATTTTGAAACGAATGTACGGCTGCTCCAGCGCATCAAAGCAGTTCTCAAGCCGGGTGGCCAGGTGCTGACTCTCGAGTTTGTGCCCAATGAGGATCGAATCTCGCCGCCCGCTTCGGCCACCTTCTCACTCGTCATGCTGGCATCCACTCCGGCGGGGGACGCCTACACCTTCTCCGAGTTCGAGCGCATGTTTGCAGAAGCGGGCTTCGCCTCCAGCGCTCTCGTCCCCTTGCAGGACACGCCGGAAGCACTCATTCTCAGTCAATTGGCCTAA
- a CDS encoding glycoside hydrolase family 88 protein: MVKVDPAITAASLLPSIERMWQVSAAKIASLDADWEPAKGSPVFTIEGKYTSRGWTEWTQGFQFGASILQFDATGDPEFLESGRKHTLDLMAPHVTHIGVHDHGFNNVSTYGNLLRLMVEGRTAYNEWEKNFYEFALKASGAVQAARWSTIAGGGGYIYSFNGPHSLFVDTIRSLRALSVGHRLGHVLTAENDKRISLLDRLIEHAEATAKYSVYYGEGRDTWDLRGRTVHESIFNRNDGNFRCPSSQQGYSPFTTWTRGLAWAMCGFAEQLEFFETLTETGLEGAKATMLRAARATCDFYLEQTPTCGVPYWDTGAPNLHRLGDYLDRPAEPFNDWEPVDSSAAAIGAQGLIRLGVHLKESNYVNAGLNILRTLLDEPYLSTDATHQGLLLHSVYHRPNNWDHVPAGRKVPCGESCMWGDYHLRELALLVERMAKGKPYLKFWA, from the coding sequence ATGGTCAAAGTTGATCCGGCAATTACAGCTGCCTCCCTTCTCCCCTCAATTGAACGCATGTGGCAGGTATCTGCCGCAAAGATTGCGAGCCTCGATGCGGACTGGGAGCCCGCAAAGGGTTCGCCCGTATTCACCATCGAAGGTAAGTACACCTCTCGTGGTTGGACGGAATGGACCCAGGGCTTCCAGTTTGGAGCGTCGATTCTGCAATTCGATGCGACGGGAGATCCAGAGTTTCTCGAATCGGGCCGCAAGCATACGCTCGACTTGATGGCTCCTCATGTGACCCATATCGGAGTTCATGATCACGGCTTCAACAATGTCAGCACCTATGGGAATCTGTTGCGGTTGATGGTGGAAGGCCGGACAGCCTACAACGAGTGGGAGAAGAACTTCTACGAGTTCGCGCTCAAGGCGTCTGGTGCGGTGCAGGCGGCACGCTGGTCCACGATCGCCGGCGGCGGGGGATACATCTATTCCTTTAATGGGCCACACTCTTTGTTTGTCGATACGATCCGCTCGCTGCGCGCCTTATCCGTCGGGCATCGGCTGGGCCATGTGCTGACCGCCGAAAACGACAAGCGCATCTCACTCCTGGACCGCTTGATCGAACACGCTGAAGCGACCGCGAAGTACAGCGTCTACTATGGCGAAGGCCGCGACACCTGGGACCTGCGAGGACGGACGGTCCATGAGAGCATCTTCAATCGCAATGACGGCAACTTCCGATGCCCGAGTTCGCAACAGGGCTATTCGCCGTTTACCACCTGGACTCGTGGTCTGGCTTGGGCGATGTGCGGGTTTGCAGAACAACTGGAGTTTTTCGAGACCTTGACCGAGACAGGACTTGAAGGCGCGAAGGCAACGATGCTGCGAGCCGCCCGGGCAACCTGCGACTTCTATCTGGAACAGACGCCGACTTGCGGAGTTCCTTACTGGGATACCGGTGCGCCGAACCTGCATCGTTTGGGCGACTATCTGGATCGTCCGGCGGAGCCGTTTAATGACTGGGAACCGGTGGATTCCTCGGCAGCGGCCATCGGGGCACAGGGCTTGATCCGGCTGGGTGTGCATTTGAAGGAGTCGAATTATGTAAATGCCGGTCTGAATATTCTGCGGACTTTGCTCGACGAGCCCTATCTCTCCACCGATGCCACGCACCAGGGTTTGCTTTTGCACTCGGTGTATCACCGTCCGAACAATTGGGATCATGTTCCGGCGGGCCGTAAAGTGCCTTGCGGCGAGAGCTGCATGTGGGGCGACTATCATCTGCGGGAGCTTGCCCTTCTGGTGGAACGGATGGCCAAGGGCAAGCCATACCTGAAGTTCTGGGCTTGA
- a CDS encoding RNA polymerase sigma factor yields the protein MSSGILEAVYVEERGRILATLIRMARNFEDAEEALQDAVTKWPRDSVPQNPGAWLLTVAKNSLIDRRRVDARRRELRALIVDTQADEELPDDVLRLIFLCCHPVLSPEAQIALTLRTLGGLETVEIARAFLVPEPTMAQRLVRAKRKIAEAGVPYRIPTNQELPERVDSVLGVIYLIFNEGHVARAGDALLRVELCTEAIRLATLLNSWLPQRAEVEGLLALLILSHSRRDARTKPDGSLVTLELQDRSLWKRTEIEQGTRLVETALRRKSLGPYQVQAAIAALHSEAATAAQTDWLQIASLYVELLRFDASPVVRLNHAVACGYAGSWQMAIGLIQAIVGLEEYYPYYAAKAQALQRLGRQAESRVALERAIRLTQNRAEREYLSRMMRSSE from the coding sequence GTGAGCTCGGGCATTCTCGAAGCTGTCTATGTGGAAGAGCGTGGACGAATTCTCGCCACGCTCATCCGCATGGCGCGCAACTTTGAGGATGCCGAAGAAGCTTTGCAGGACGCTGTCACCAAATGGCCGCGGGATAGCGTTCCGCAGAATCCGGGAGCCTGGTTGCTCACCGTCGCCAAGAATAGTCTGATCGATCGACGACGCGTCGACGCAAGGCGCCGCGAACTCCGCGCGCTCATTGTCGACACGCAAGCAGACGAAGAGTTGCCCGACGATGTCCTGCGTCTGATCTTTTTGTGCTGCCACCCGGTGCTGTCGCCCGAGGCGCAAATCGCACTCACGCTTCGCACTCTGGGTGGTCTTGAGACAGTGGAGATTGCCCGCGCTTTTCTGGTGCCCGAGCCGACGATGGCCCAGCGACTGGTGCGAGCCAAGCGCAAGATCGCCGAAGCGGGCGTGCCCTATCGCATTCCAACCAACCAAGAACTGCCGGAGCGTGTCGATAGCGTTCTGGGCGTCATCTACCTGATCTTCAACGAAGGGCATGTGGCCCGTGCCGGTGATGCGCTGCTGCGCGTTGAACTATGTACGGAGGCGATTCGGCTTGCCACTCTGCTGAATTCCTGGCTGCCGCAACGGGCCGAGGTGGAAGGTCTGTTGGCGCTCCTGATTTTGAGCCATTCGAGACGTGATGCAAGGACGAAGCCAGATGGATCTCTCGTCACACTCGAGCTACAGGACCGGAGTCTTTGGAAGCGGACGGAGATCGAGCAGGGGACCAGGCTGGTGGAAACGGCGCTCCGCCGGAAGTCGTTAGGCCCCTACCAGGTGCAGGCTGCGATCGCCGCGCTCCATTCCGAGGCAGCGACAGCCGCCCAGACCGACTGGCTGCAGATCGCAAGTCTCTATGTCGAACTGCTCCGTTTTGATGCAAGCCCCGTCGTTCGCCTGAACCACGCAGTGGCCTGCGGCTATGCCGGAAGCTGGCAGATGGCGATCGGGTTGATCCAAGCCATTGTGGGCTTGGAAGAGTATTACCCTTATTACGCGGCAAAAGCACAAGCACTGCAACGCCTCGGCCGCCAAGCCGAATCGCGCGTTGCCTTGGAGCGAGCCATCCGTCTCACGCAAAACCGGGCAGAGCGCGAGTACTTATCGAGGATGATGAGGAGTAGTGAGTAG